In Clupea harengus chromosome 12, Ch_v2.0.2, whole genome shotgun sequence, the sequence tgtattcatttaatttatacgTTGATGAGTATCTTACATATGTAGCCTAATAGGATGCTGTTCTAACAGAGGGCTTCTAGCTGCAGTAGCCTAGTGAGAAATTATACGTTAATATCTACCCCTACCCCAATACATTACTGTAAACAAAACTAACTCCTTCTAAGGTAGTTATCATTACAGTGAGTGGGGGGTGTCTCCCAATGCTAGAAAAAGGTGTGCATTTGAATAATGTTATGGTAAGGGAAGACTCCATCTGGACTACATTGTTTATGTTCTCCCATGAATGTATTATGTCACCTGCAGCAGATGCTACTTTGTATGTCCCCCTGAGAAATGTCTCTTGAAAAGCACTTATTATTGTCCCCATAAAAAATGCTTTgagatttgtgtatgtgtgtgtttgatggccTGGTGATTTGATGAGTTATTCCCCCTTGTTCAGGCTCCCTGGGGGACATCTCCCGCTATGCCAAGAGCTTCACAGACCTGCACGAGGTGAACGCCTACCTGTCCTTCAACGTCAGCTCGGCCCTCAGCTTGACTGCCGGTGTGCTGGAGGTGTTTTCGCGGCGACAGGGCCTGCGTCGCTGCGTGGTGAACGTCAGCTCGCTGTGCGCCCTTAAGCCGTTTCCCTCTTGGGTGCTCTACTGCACGGGCAAGGCAGCCAGAGACATGATGTTCAGAGTACTGGCCGAGGAGGAGCCCAACATCAGGGTGCTCAGCTACGCACCAGGTACATTTTTCAACTACTCAACTACACGTTCAACTTCACACCAGACACTaaacacacgcaacacacactcaactacgCACCAGATACTGAACACAGACGtaaaacacactaaacaccAGGTACTCTCACCTAACGCACACCTCATGTAACACATACCTAGAGGATGCAGCTCTGGTTTCTTGTctattcttcctggggtccaaAAAGtaaatcaaataataataatcaagttaaaaatgcattacatacacacataaatctaAATAGAGAAACAACTACAACGACCCAAGGTGAATTATTTAAACAAAAAAGGACAAACAGTAAtagtttgaaaaaaattgtgtcCCATGAAGCCAGATCATGGTTCACtaactcagtctctctctctctgtctttctgtgtctcgctctctgtctctgcttctaccccctctcccaccccaaccccccaggCCCACTGGACACGGACATGCAGGTGGAGGCGAGGACGAGTTCGGCGGACGCTGGCCTGAAGAAGTCCTTCTCTGTGATGCACTCCCAGGGCGGGTTGCTGACCTGTGAGGAGTCCTGCAGCAAGCTGCTCAAGGTGCTCCTGAAGGACGAGTACCCGTCAGGCACGCACCTCGACTTCTACGACTtgtagaggggtgggggggtggggtgggggcagaaCTCCTAGTCCCCCCTCAAGTACGACTAGAATCACACTACACTGTCAGGCGCGGACCCACCCAAGATTTAAAAAACTCATTCATGTTGTCCTGTGCAAGTCTTGTAAGTATCTTTTGCCACCTGCTCAGTGTTGAACTGTAGTAGTGTTCCTGTCCATGTCACTTCCCCTTTCAGGTGTTGATGGTGTGATTTAATGGTGAGATGGCTGGAGTGTACTCCAagcccaaacacagcacacatgtgCCTTTCTCGTAATGCAGTAGAGCTATGGTGGCAAGTATTATAGATGGGGCATTAATGCACCTAATTATTATTAAAAGTATCAGGTCATTGCATAGCAGTATAGATGGAGGCCTTAATGTAATCAGTTACTGAGTTAACTTGTTGCTAAGTGCGACATTGTCATTAATGGCCGGTAGCTCTTATTTTTCTGTAATCAGTCACTCAtttttttatgaactaaatgTTTTTCTTACAAGTATGCTTAAAATTGATCTGTTTTATTGGTTGACTAAGTATGTTTTCTGATAAAAAATGCAAGGCCAGGTTCTCAGTGATTATTTTTATGACATGTGCATGTGCCAAGAAATGGCTTTTAAATAATGTTC encodes:
- the spra gene encoding sepiapterin reductase a; the encoded protein is MQDEYFPDVVGSDGMDFGKAVCIITGASKGFGRCLAKEIALLLKPGSVFVLVARSGDKLRDLQAELAATRAGKAGLITRCVVADLGVKDDVERVIQEIREAASDTDIDQLLLIHNAGSLGDISRYAKSFTDLHEVNAYLSFNVSSALSLTAGVLEVFSRRQGLRRCVVNVSSLCALKPFPSWVLYCTGKAARDMMFRVLAEEEPNIRVLSYAPGPLDTDMQVEARTSSADAGLKKSFSVMHSQGGLLTCEESCSKLLKVLLKDEYPSGTHLDFYDL